TTCATCATACACAGTGCAAACGGAGATGGTCTTTCGGCTAAAAGTAGTGTCATTTTCGTGCCTAGTAAACGGCACCGACCTGAGAAACCGGAAGTCGACAAGCTGCTGTCAGACTCGGGCAAATTTACACTCTCCTGGAAGCGCTCCTCCTCACGGTCACCGTATCTCGTCACCAGCTATACCGTCTTTTGGTGTAACACGACCAGCAATTCACCGAACGATTGTCATGGTTCGATCAACTTCACTACGGTCGCCGCCAACAGTACATCGTTCGAACTAAGCGGTGCTGGATCGACGCTTAACTTTGCTGTGGCCGCTAACGCTGGCAACCTGTCGTCCGGTATGGTTTGGGCCGCATGCACtgccacacacaaaaccgacaTTGGGAAGCTGAAAACACTCTGGATCACGGAAATGTTGGCAACATACATAAACCTTAAATGGAAACCCGAGTGCGGTGATGTAGCGCACACCGGATATCTCATCTATTACTGTCCAATCAGTTCACCACGAACGCTGGGTTGCAAGGAACCAGAAATGACTATTAATGTGACTGACAAAAGTCTGTATTACACTAGGCTGGATAACTTGAAGCCGTACGTGACATACAAAATCGAGATCGCGATGTACTCCGAGACGCACATCGGTCCCCGTTCCGAGCCGTTGGTTAACACAACCCGAGAGGCAGGTGAGTAGAAAAGTTCTGGTGAGCACGAATTATTCCCAAGTGCGTCATCTCATTGGATCTCGCCGCTGCATATTTGAtggcctgtttttttttttctaacagcaccttcaccaccgcGTGAGCTAAAACTACGGTCAGTTACGAATGATAGCATTACCCTATCCTGGAAGGCTCCGGAGCATATCAACAGCGGAAAGATGAGCTACGAAATTCGGTACAACAACGATACGCTCCGTTACTACGTGGAGGAGCCGAACTCGGACGTAGAGACAACGGTGCCCGCTCTGAGCGCCTTCACGCTCTATAATATCTCCGTCCGGGCACTGACTATCGGTTACTCCAACGCGAGTAAACAGTTGACAGTACGTACTCTCGTAGGTCAACCGGAAAAGGTCGCGCAACTGAGCAGCACGATCAATGGTGATTCTAATCTAGTAATAAGTTGGCGTAAACCGAGCGACACGGCTGGATGCGTGGAATTTTATGAGCTCAAACTGAAAACCGAGCAAACCGTCATCTATAAGCGCCGAGGAAATCAATGCCAGCTGAGACAGGAGAACTGCAAAAATACTGACACAAAATCGTATCAGTTTCTCGTGCGTGCCGTCAACGTTATCAGGAATGGGACGGATTTTGAAGATCTGTCATGCGAGGAAAGGTGGTCGGAACTACAGAACCGATGGCCGAATCTTGTTTCGCAGAGCACCGAGTGCGACGGGGGCGGAATGGACAGTCGAGCTTCTATCTTTGCTTCCGAAGGATTTGAGCTTGTGTATGGGCCTTGGTCAGACCCACTTGCCTCCTGGTGTACCAAGGAAAATAATGTGTCACTGAAATCGACAGTTTCGATTATTATGTTGATTGCCATATTTCTAATGCTTTGGTTCTACTTCAAGATGAAGCAAATCTGTCAGGTGAAGGTTATTATACCAGACGGCTTGAACGATAAAACAAGCTCCGGAAAGCCGGACATTCTCGGTTCGGGGGGTCGCATTATTTTCATTGACCAATCGTCCAACCACGCTTCAAGTATCGGCTCACTAAAGAAAGAGATTTATGGCAAAGAACAGAATCAATGTCTGTTAcaatcctcatcctcctcagGATGTGGCGAGAGCGTTGGTGATCTGAGTGGCCATGATCAGCGATCGTCGTTAGAATATTTCAGCAACAGCGGAGCTTTCGAAGACGATAGCACGAGTTTCTACGATCAGGAAGCTGAACGTCAGGATTTGCATGGGGTAATCGCTGTTGTCTTACTACCGTGAAAGCGCAAGTATCATATTCCACGCCTGTTCATTTATCGCTTTCTAGTTCAGCGATGAGCCGTCGGATATGATCGATAGTCAATTGGATGGTCAATTGGATAGCACTGAAGGTGTACCAGACTTTGAAGCTAACGGAGAGAACCGATCGCCGGATTCACCTATACTATCTGAGGTCAAACCGAAAGCCTCTACGACGGCGGTGCCGCTGACTGTCACTTCCGGCTACGTTCCAGCACCCGTAGCGGTTAATGTAAGCTTGAACTCTGACGCaactaaaatgaattttctTACAGGTTCTCATGCTATGactaatttgttttattgtttgcctTCGATCGCATTGCAGCCCTCAAAAGCACCCATCAACTCTTCCGGATACCTGCAGCTGAGCACACTGGTGAACAGCGGAGACATGACGACGTCTTCAGACGTATTTTCAAAATCAGCTAACGCAAAAATGGCCGCTACACCTATATCAGGTATGCCGCGGTTTATTTCCTCAAACGATGTCGCTAGCATATCACATGACATCGTGTTTCTGTTTATCTTACTCGCAGGATACGTAACACACAAGCAACTTTCAGCCTACGGACAGCACTTAAAGTAAAACGGGGAGCTCCCACTAGAAACGTAATCGCCAGAGAAAGGAACTACAGGGGATCACTACGATCGTACTATGACTGCACTGGATTAGGCTCTGAAGTCTCAAGTTTTCAATGTAGTAGAATGCTGAGTGAGAAACCAATCGAATGTTATTTAAGCTGATTGGGAGCAAAATGTTATTTCTAGAAAGGCAGCGCTATGCTAGCTATTTTGCACAAGATGCTCCTATGTTACTGTCGCTGCTAATACTACTACACACTACCACATATCTGTTCCTATGGATGTAGCTAATACCTTACTATTGGGTCTTCATTGCCATCACCTTCATTAGTACTTTATTGTGCCATTCCTGTTGTAGGAGAAAAGCAACAGAACGTAGAATGAAGTGAAGTTTGCTTCCCGCAAATACAGGATTGGCACCTCTTTGTTACAGGATAGTACCTGCATGAGAGTTTACTGCTAGCACTCAAGTATCTTTTTCATCAAGGTGATGGTGCCACCTTTTTTAGTACTTTGTAATCAAGTGTGTAATGTCTGAATGTTCTATATCGTACGAGATATAGATTGCTGTTACAATTGCCCCGAATCTTCCCAATGCCACCTCACCTCCCCATTCTCAACCCCTTTGCACAGGCCGTTGATTCTCCAATTATGTTAAGGAAGTGTGTAATGGTTAAGAAACATTATAGTATTATTAATAAAACAATGAATAATTTTGATCCTTCCTTCCAAATCTCGTACATTTTTTCCCGTGTATACCAATGGCTGATTTTACCATCTCAAATGTATCTGTCGGTGTATTCAAAGATTATTAATGGGTGAGGTAGGGaaaggagtgggggggggggggttatgGTTATTTAAAACCCGTGCTCACATTTGCTACAAAAATGAGGTAACCAAAAAAATACTCTTAAATCACTTGCAGTCTCGGAgatattttttatcaaatatatccatatttttataaaataaacattcattAAAATAGCAATCATTTTGTAACTTACCTAGGGAAACTAATTATTCCGGGGATACTTGGGGAAGCTAATGAAAGAACATTGATCTGTATACCTCAAATAATCCAACATATGATAACGATATTTTATCGATGACTTCCTTTTATTATACAGGCATAGGCTTATCAGTAGTTATTTTGTTAGTTACAATTCCTCATTTCGCTAATTTTCTTTCAACTTGGTCGTAAAATGCAGGAAGTAAACCATGTTTTACTTACAGATAACACATGTTTATTAAGATCATCCAACAAGTTCCGCACACAGGCCTCCAAAGCTGTGCAGTGGTGGTTAAATATTTGTAAAAAACAATGTTGCTTACTAGGCGGCCTAAAATTGTTCCACTTAAGAAGAGGTGGTATGGTAAAAGGTGATGCGGACTTGCGTTCAAGTCACCTAATAAGAGGTTAATAGAGCATCTTGCGATTACAGTGTGTACTCGGCCCTCGGATCGGCCCTCTACTACACATGTCCTTATTCCGACGACGAAACAGTAGAGagtggtttggttgtttgacTACTAACATCAGAACGGGTGTGTGGGATGAACAACAGTGAGAGTCGGTCGGATCCAGCGGACGCAAAAAGTCCAGACTACATGTTTAAACGACTACgtggttctgttctgttcgctAGTGTAAAGACacaaataatggttttttttggtaaattgtttgattttgttccGCTTGCGAAGCTCTCTGTAGCTCCCTCTTTCATTATACGCTGAATGCATTTCGGTTACTTTGTTTTCGTAACGAGGCGTCAGAGCTACCGTAAAACGGTTATAAATCGTACCTGTGGCTTTTGCCTTGTTCTAGGGACGTTC
The sequence above is a segment of the Anopheles darlingi chromosome 2, idAnoDarlMG_H_01, whole genome shotgun sequence genome. Coding sequences within it:
- the LOC125951860 gene encoding cytokine receptor, whose translation is MTAKFVLLVVSWLCSLHEISALGWIFPKEPIYREVNDSFRLQCTLDMTAGDAKGSNSSNLMFYRADEAVPTDQVKILNATTIELSVEHAVPSSNYFYICKLNGTKGVDLRSVYIGHKPQRIEDFRCRAPLWKEMNCTFTPEPNGVKTQYVLIFYVEPLMKNYSCNLQQVPNSPLKQCIIPSGDGYRVVYEHYNFVLSAENNLGTHVQSFKINNFDVVVPHQPTECSIDNSTITSHSAVLKWKVHRQYQTFKRSFRFEVKLFSMFHNKQWQLMDTANMNHSQTKYELPLSRLSYADTRYDVRIRMRTDSTVEDDDMWSNYTSCLFKTLSRQPDNPPDVADGIFENANDHLFLYWRELYEWQHNARTGFYYNITKLGPSGQIIEHFNRTRGMIQMRNIEDQNFTFIIHSANGDGLSAKSSVIFVPSKRHRPEKPEVDKLLSDSGKFTLSWKRSSSRSPYLVTSYTVFWCNTTSNSPNDCHGSINFTTVAANSTSFELSGAGSTLNFAVAANAGNLSSGMVWAACTATHKTDIGKLKTLWITEMLATYINLKWKPECGDVAHTGYLIYYCPISSPRTLGCKEPEMTINVTDKSLYYTRLDNLKPYVTYKIEIAMYSETHIGPRSEPLVNTTREAAPSPPRELKLRSVTNDSITLSWKAPEHINSGKMSYEIRYNNDTLRYYVEEPNSDVETTVPALSAFTLYNISVRALTIGYSNASKQLTVRTLVGQPEKVAQLSSTINGDSNLVISWRKPSDTAGCVEFYELKLKTEQTVIYKRRGNQCQLRQENCKNTDTKSYQFLVRAVNVIRNGTDFEDLSCEERWSELQNRWPNLVSQSTECDGGGMDSRASIFASEGFELVYGPWSDPLASWCTKENNVSLKSTVSIIMLIAIFLMLWFYFKMKQICQVKVIIPDGLNDKTSSGKPDILGSGGRIIFIDQSSNHASSIGSLKKEIYGKEQNQCLLQSSSSSGCGESVGDLSGHDQRSSLEYFSNSGAFEDDSTSFYDQEAERQDLHGFSDEPSDMIDSQLDGQLDSTEGVPDFEANGENRSPDSPILSEVKPKASTTAVPLTVTSGYVPAPVAVNPSKAPINSSGYLQLSTLVNSGDMTTSSDVFSKSANAKMAATPISGYVTHKQLSAYGQHLK